In Oryza sativa Japonica Group chromosome 11, ASM3414082v1, the following are encoded in one genomic region:
- the LOC112936098 gene encoding flavonoid O-methyltransferase-like protein Os11g0303600 yields the protein MAGQAPNMLAPPTDDELLHAQADLWRHSLYFVTSMAFQCAVKLGIPTAIHRAGGTASLPDLVAALSLPPAKLPFLRRLMRLLVHSGVFAAADDTTGSAGTYRLTPLSWLLVEGEGGAPVVDGHPCQVPVVLAGTSRHFVEAAMGLAEWFRKDVPAAAPPSPFEEVHGAVLFDESMASLHPEVDTVFNQALAAYDHSGFATVLRECSEVFQGVQSLTDCRGGDGAAAKAIVEAFPHIKCTVLDFPRVIGNKRGDGVVNYVAGDMFRAIPPAQAVMLKLVLHHWSDEDCVKILTQCKKAIPARKDGGKVIIIDIVIGAPSGPLLEAQLLMDVGMMVATKGRQRDENDWRDLFKKAGFNNYKIVKKLRARAVFEVYP from the exons ATGGCAGGTCAGGCTCCCAACATGTTGGCACCACCGACCGACGACGAGCTGCTGCACGCGCAGGCCGACCTGTGGCGCCACAGCCTCTACTTCGTCACGTCCATGGCGTTCCAGTGCGCCGTCAAGCTCGGCATCCCCACCGCCATCCACCGCGCTGGTGGCACCGCCTCGCTGCCCGACCTTGTCGCCGCCCTGTCCCTCCCGCCCGCCAAGCTCCCATTCCTCCGCCGCCTCATGCGGCTGCTGGTCCACTCGggcgtcttcgccgccgccgacgacaccACCGGGTCGGCCGGGACGTACCGCCTCACCCCGCTGTCGTGGCTCCTGGTGGAAGGCGAAGGCGGGGCGCCCGTCGTCGACGGCCACCCGTGCCAGGTGCCCGTGGTGCTCGCCGGGACGTCCAGGCACTTCgtcgaggcggcgatggggcTCGCGGAGTGGTTCAGGAAGGACgtgccggcggccgcgccgccgtcgccgttcgagGAGGTGCACGGCGCGGTGCTGTTCGACGAGAGCATGGCGAGCCTCCACCCGGAGGTCGACACGGTCTTCAACCAAGCTCTCGCGGCGTACGACCACTCGGGCTTCGCCACGGTTCTGAGGGAGTGTTCCGAGGTGTTCCAGGGGGTGCAGTCGCTGACCGactgccgcggcggcgatggcgcagcGGCGAAGGCCATCGTCGAGGCGTTCCCACATATCAAGTGCACCGTGCTGGACTTTCCCCGGGTGATTGGCAATAAACGCGGTGATGGTGTGGTGAACTATGTAGCGGGTGACATGTTCCGCGCCATCCCACCTGCTCAAGCTGTCATGCTCAAG CTTGTGCTTCACCACTGGAGTGACGAGGATTGTGTGAAAATACTAACTCAATGTAAGAAAGCTATTCCAGCCCGCAAAGATGGAGGGAAGGTGATCATCATTGACATAGTGATTGGAGCTCCTTCTGGACCACTACTGGAAGCCCAACTCCTTATGGATGTGGGTATGATGGTGGCGACCAAAGGCCGACAGCGAGACGAAAATGACTGGCGTGATCTCTTCAAGAAAGCAGGCTTCAATAACTATAAGATTGTGAAAAAATTGAGAGCTCGAGCTGTCTTTGAGGTCTATCCGTAG